A region of Streptomyces sp. NBC_01267 DNA encodes the following proteins:
- a CDS encoding carbohydrate ABC transporter permease, producing MSSTTAHRSPTAPPRSFVWTRRIVLTLISGFTLVPVYVMLSSSLKPLSDVSGKFSWIPSGFTLRPYIDIWSTIPLAKYFMNSLIVAGTASICSVVVAIFSAYAVSRYRFRGKRFFTVTVLSTQMFPGILFLLPLFLIFVNIGNSTGIQLYGSRGGLILTYLTFSLPFSIWMLIGYFDSIPKDLDEAAMVDGCGPLGALFRVVVPAAIPGIVAVALYAFMTAWGEVLFASVMTNDTTRTLAVGLQGYSTQNDVYWNQIMAASLVVSMPVVAGFLFLQRYLVAGLTAGAVK from the coding sequence ATGTCTAGTACCACCGCTCATCGGTCGCCCACCGCGCCCCCGCGGTCCTTCGTCTGGACCCGGCGCATCGTGCTCACCCTGATCTCGGGATTCACGCTCGTTCCCGTCTATGTGATGCTGAGCAGCTCGCTGAAGCCGCTGTCCGACGTGTCGGGCAAGTTCTCCTGGATACCGTCCGGGTTCACCCTCCGCCCGTACATCGACATCTGGTCGACCATCCCGCTCGCCAAGTACTTCATGAACTCCCTGATCGTGGCGGGCACGGCGAGCATCTGCTCGGTGGTGGTCGCGATCTTCTCGGCGTACGCGGTGAGCCGCTACCGCTTCCGCGGCAAGCGGTTCTTCACCGTGACCGTGCTGTCCACCCAGATGTTCCCCGGCATCCTGTTCCTGCTCCCGCTGTTCCTGATCTTCGTGAACATCGGGAACTCGACGGGGATCCAGCTCTACGGTTCCCGCGGTGGTCTGATCCTCACCTATCTGACCTTCTCGCTGCCGTTCTCGATCTGGATGCTGATCGGGTACTTCGACTCCATCCCGAAGGACCTGGACGAAGCGGCGATGGTGGACGGCTGCGGTCCGCTCGGGGCGCTCTTCAGGGTCGTCGTCCCCGCCGCGATCCCCGGCATCGTGGCGGTCGCCCTCTACGCGTTCATGACCGCCTGGGGCGAGGTGCTCTTCGCCTCGGTCATGACGAACGACACCACGCGGACGCTCGCCGTGGGCCTCCAGGGCTACTCGACGCAGAACGACGTGTACTGGAACCAGATCATGGCCGCCTCACTCGTCGTCAGCATGCCGGTCGTCGCCGGGTTCCTGTTCCTCCAGCGGTATCTCGTCGCGGGTCTCACCGCGGGCGCCGTCAAGTGA
- a CDS encoding carbohydrate ABC transporter permease, translating into MTATETPSQVPQAAGGDVLTSGGARGRLPRIPDRIRRGGLPYLLLLPALVLELLIHIVPMIIGIVMSFRGLTQFFIRNWSDAPWTGLHNFKVAVDFNAPIGEALLHSFYVTLAFTALAVSISWLIGTVAAVLMQENFRGRGVLRTVFLIPYALPAYAAIITWAFMFQRDNGLVNHVLHDQLGITDKPSFWLIGDNSFYALVIVAIWKSWPFAFLMVMAALQNIPRELYEAASIDGAGMWQQIRKITLPSLRSVNQVLVLVLFLWTFNDFNTPYVLFGKSAPEAADLMSIHIYQSSFVTWNFGSGAAMSVLLLLFLLLVTAVYLFFTSRGRKTSDV; encoded by the coding sequence ATGACTGCCACCGAGACCCCTTCCCAGGTCCCGCAGGCGGCCGGCGGCGATGTTCTGACGTCAGGGGGTGCGCGGGGACGTCTCCCGCGCATCCCCGACCGGATCCGCCGGGGCGGCCTGCCGTATCTGCTGCTTCTCCCCGCGCTCGTACTGGAACTGCTCATCCACATCGTGCCGATGATCATCGGCATCGTGATGAGCTTCCGCGGACTGACGCAGTTCTTCATCCGCAACTGGAGCGACGCCCCGTGGACCGGCCTGCACAACTTCAAGGTCGCGGTGGACTTCAACGCCCCGATCGGCGAAGCACTGCTGCACTCCTTCTACGTCACCCTCGCCTTCACCGCGCTGGCCGTCAGCATCTCCTGGCTGATCGGTACGGTCGCCGCGGTGCTGATGCAGGAGAACTTCCGTGGCCGCGGCGTGCTGCGTACCGTCTTCCTGATCCCCTACGCCCTGCCCGCCTACGCCGCGATCATCACCTGGGCCTTCATGTTCCAGCGGGACAACGGCCTGGTGAACCACGTCCTGCACGACCAGTTGGGCATCACCGACAAGCCGTCGTTCTGGCTGATCGGCGACAACAGCTTCTACGCCCTGGTCATCGTCGCCATCTGGAAGTCCTGGCCGTTCGCCTTCCTCATGGTGATGGCCGCGCTCCAGAACATCCCGCGTGAGCTCTACGAGGCCGCGTCGATCGACGGCGCGGGAATGTGGCAGCAGATCCGCAAGATCACGCTGCCGTCGCTGCGCTCCGTCAACCAGGTACTGGTCCTCGTTCTCTTCCTGTGGACCTTCAACGACTTCAACACGCCGTACGTGCTGTTCGGCAAGTCGGCGCCGGAAGCGGCGGACCTGATGTCCATCCACATCTACCAGTCCTCGTTCGTCACCTGGAACTTCGGCAGTGGTGCGGCGATGTCCGTTCTCCTGCTGCTCTTCCTGCTGCTGGTGACGGCCGTGTACCTGTTCTTCACCTCGCGCGGGAGGAAGACTTCCGATGTCTAG
- a CDS encoding aspartate/glutamate racemase family protein codes for MLALLHTSPVHVPVFDTLRDRDLPGLRLRHSVHEELLAGARAAGPAAVADDVRRVLARAVADGATAVLCTCSTLGGVAEAASAALGVPVLRVDRPMAAAAVATGPRITVVAALESTLEPTVALLREEGPDVRIRSVLAEGAWTLFEEGDRTGYLDAVARAVDGVTDADVIVLAQASMADAAGRTHTSVPVLSSPRPGLLAAARLV; via the coding sequence ATGCTCGCCCTGCTGCACACCTCACCCGTCCATGTCCCGGTCTTCGACACGCTGCGGGACCGGGACCTCCCCGGTCTGCGGTTGCGTCACTCGGTGCACGAGGAGCTGCTGGCCGGGGCCCGTGCCGCAGGGCCCGCCGCGGTCGCCGACGACGTGCGGCGGGTACTCGCCCGTGCCGTTGCCGACGGCGCGACAGCCGTCCTGTGCACCTGCTCGACCCTCGGGGGCGTCGCCGAGGCGGCCTCGGCGGCGCTCGGGGTTCCCGTGTTGCGGGTGGACCGGCCGATGGCCGCCGCGGCAGTGGCCACCGGCCCGCGGATCACCGTGGTCGCCGCCCTGGAGAGCACCCTGGAGCCGACGGTCGCCCTGCTGCGCGAGGAGGGGCCGGACGTCCGGATCCGGTCCGTGCTGGCGGAAGGTGCCTGGACTCTGTTCGAGGAGGGGGACCGCACCGGGTATCTGGACGCCGTGGCCCGCGCGGTCGACGGGGTCACGGACGCCGATGTGATCGTGCTGGCGCAGGCATCGATGGCCGACGCGGCCGGGCGTACGCACACGTCGGTGCCGGTCCTCTCCAGCCCGCGCCCCGGGCTTCTCGCGGCGGCCCGACTGGTGTGA
- a CDS encoding nitroreductase family deazaflavin-dependent oxidoreductase: MPLDGEYEPSPAQWVRDQVELYESSGGKEGTTMRDMPVVVLTTLGTKSGKIRKTPLMRVEHDGAYAVVASQGGAPKHPVWYHNVVADPRVELQDGPVRQDMTAREVTGAEKAVWWERAVAAFPDYADYQRKTDREIPVFVLEPAARTH; encoded by the coding sequence ATGCCTCTTGACGGAGAGTACGAGCCGAGCCCGGCGCAGTGGGTCCGGGACCAGGTCGAGCTGTACGAGAGCTCGGGCGGCAAGGAGGGGACCACGATGCGCGACATGCCGGTCGTGGTCCTCACCACCCTGGGCACGAAGAGCGGCAAGATCCGCAAGACGCCGCTGATGCGGGTGGAGCACGACGGCGCCTACGCGGTGGTCGCCTCGCAGGGTGGTGCGCCCAAGCACCCGGTCTGGTACCACAACGTCGTCGCCGATCCGCGGGTGGAGCTCCAGGACGGCCCTGTCCGCCAGGACATGACAGCCCGTGAGGTCACGGGTGCCGAGAAGGCCGTGTGGTGGGAGCGTGCGGTCGCGGCCTTCCCCGACTACGCCGACTACCAGCGCAAGACGGACCGCGAGATCCCGGTCTTCGTCCTGGAGCCGGCGGCTCGCACCCACTGA
- a CDS encoding MbtH family protein codes for MTNPFDDQDGTFLVLVNDENQHSLWPQFADVPAGWTVVHGPDSHAACLEHVEQSWTDMRPKSLADAMNAQR; via the coding sequence ATGACCAACCCCTTCGACGACCAGGACGGCACCTTCCTCGTCCTCGTCAACGACGAGAACCAGCACTCGCTCTGGCCGCAGTTCGCGGACGTCCCGGCCGGCTGGACCGTCGTCCACGGCCCCGACTCCCACGCCGCCTGCCTGGAACACGTCGAGCAGTCCTGGACCGACATGCGGCCCAAGAGCCTCGCCGACGCCATGAACGCCCAGCGGTAG
- a CDS encoding cytochrome P450 has translation MTSTDTLGGARETAGPARPDDLAAALLTPGARRDPYPFYARMRREDPVHRSPQGIWYLTRYADVEAALSDLRLSNDRDRMTRAYSALGGDLKALSRLTDRLGRVMTNTDPPDHARLRKLANRAFTARRVEALRDGVQRIVDRLIDEAVAAGPAMDLIEAVASPLPMSVVCELFGIPEEDRPQVKSWFRRFGRLSEDIDKSEAAIDQYEEYLSGLIRQRRREPGDDLISALVATQTQDDRLTDSELLSTCFVLITAGDETTTHLIGNGVLALLRHPDQLARLRTDPGLIRGAVEELARYDTVTQAIVRVVAEDLEIGGRTLREGELVYLFLGATNRDPERFEDPDRLVLSRPGNRHLSFGHGPHFCLGGPLAKLQAEVAVGTLVRRLPELRLADGAALDWRDNPLQRRLTALPLAY, from the coding sequence GTGACCTCCACCGACACACTGGGCGGGGCCCGCGAAACCGCGGGCCCCGCCCGGCCCGACGACCTCGCCGCAGCCCTGCTCACCCCCGGGGCCCGGCGGGACCCGTACCCGTTCTACGCCCGCATGCGGCGCGAGGACCCGGTCCACCGCAGTCCCCAGGGCATCTGGTACCTCACCCGGTACGCCGACGTCGAGGCGGCGCTGAGCGACCTGCGGCTGTCCAACGACCGGGACAGGATGACCCGCGCCTACAGCGCGCTCGGCGGCGACCTCAAAGCCCTCAGCCGGCTCACCGACCGACTCGGCCGGGTGATGACCAACACCGACCCACCGGACCACGCCCGGCTGCGCAAACTGGCCAACAGGGCCTTCACCGCCCGGCGGGTCGAGGCCCTGCGCGACGGCGTCCAGCGGATCGTCGACCGCCTCATCGACGAGGCGGTCGCGGCCGGGCCGGCCATGGACCTGATCGAGGCGGTCGCCTCCCCGCTGCCGATGTCCGTGGTCTGCGAACTCTTCGGCATTCCGGAAGAGGACCGCCCGCAGGTCAAGAGCTGGTTCCGCCGCTTCGGCCGGCTCAGCGAGGACATCGACAAGTCCGAGGCGGCGATCGACCAGTACGAGGAGTACCTGTCCGGGCTCATCCGGCAGCGCAGGCGCGAACCGGGCGACGACCTGATCAGCGCCCTGGTCGCCACCCAGACACAGGACGACCGGCTCACCGACTCCGAACTGCTGTCCACCTGCTTCGTCCTGATCACCGCCGGCGACGAGACCACCACCCACCTGATCGGCAACGGCGTGCTGGCCCTGCTGCGCCACCCGGACCAACTGGCCCGGCTGCGCACGGATCCGGGCCTGATCCGCGGCGCCGTCGAGGAACTGGCCCGCTACGACACGGTGACCCAGGCGATTGTCCGGGTCGTCGCGGAGGACCTGGAGATCGGCGGACGGACGCTGCGGGAGGGCGAGCTGGTGTACCTGTTCCTCGGCGCGACCAACCGCGATCCCGAGCGCTTCGAGGACCCTGACCGGCTCGTCCTGTCCCGCCCCGGCAACCGGCACCTGAGCTTCGGTCACGGTCCGCACTTCTGCCTCGGAGGCCCGCTGGCCAAGCTCCAGGCGGAGGTGGCCGTCGGCACGCTGGTGCGCAGGCTCCCCGAGCTGCGGCTGGCCGACGGGGCGGCGCTGGACTGGCGGGACAACCCGCTGCAGCGGCGGCTGACCGCCCTCCCGCTTGCCTACTGA
- a CDS encoding ABC transporter substrate-binding protein, with translation MRRIRAAAAVVIAVSTLAGATACGGGSDTSGGGSNDSPKTLTYWASNQGPNIAADKKILTPELKKFEKQTGIKVKLEVVPWADLLNRILAATSSGQGPDVLNIGNTWSASLQATGALLPWDKANFDAIGGRDRFVDAAVGSAGAAGKDPSAVPLYSLSYALYYNKKMFADAGIAKPPATWDELVADGQKISKNGTSGKWGLGAEGGNLSENIHHAFVLGKQHGADFFDGSGKPTFTSPGAVAAVKQYVDFMAKDKIIAPGNAEYAQNQSLSDFSKGKTAMVLWQAAATTFASQGMKPEDWGAAPVPVESGTPGQGKGTNSMVAGINMAVFKNTRNTKGALNFVKFMTSDDEQKILNKSYGAIPPVKAAQQDPAFSAPDLKVLKDTLSTSAAPLPQVASESQFETTVGTAIKELWADAAAGRAVTTESVKAKLTKAQQQMTQ, from the coding sequence ATGCGCAGAATCCGAGCCGCAGCAGCAGTCGTCATCGCCGTCTCCACCCTCGCCGGAGCCACGGCGTGCGGCGGTGGGAGCGACACCAGCGGCGGAGGCAGCAATGACTCCCCCAAGACGCTCACCTACTGGGCGTCCAACCAGGGGCCGAACATCGCGGCCGACAAGAAGATCCTCACGCCCGAGCTGAAGAAGTTCGAGAAGCAGACGGGCATCAAGGTCAAGCTCGAAGTGGTCCCCTGGGCGGACCTGCTCAACCGGATCCTTGCCGCCACCTCCTCCGGCCAGGGCCCCGATGTGCTCAACATCGGCAACACCTGGTCCGCCTCGCTCCAGGCCACCGGGGCTCTGCTGCCCTGGGACAAGGCCAATTTCGACGCGATCGGCGGCCGTGACCGGTTCGTCGACGCGGCAGTGGGCTCCGCGGGTGCGGCGGGCAAGGATCCCTCGGCGGTTCCGCTGTACTCGCTCTCGTACGCGCTCTACTACAACAAGAAGATGTTCGCCGACGCGGGCATCGCCAAGCCCCCCGCCACCTGGGACGAGTTGGTCGCCGACGGGCAGAAGATCTCCAAGAACGGCACCAGCGGCAAGTGGGGCCTCGGCGCGGAGGGCGGCAACCTCTCCGAGAACATCCACCATGCGTTCGTACTCGGCAAGCAGCACGGCGCCGACTTCTTCGACGGGTCGGGCAAGCCGACCTTCACCTCGCCCGGTGCGGTGGCCGCCGTGAAGCAGTACGTCGACTTCATGGCCAAGGACAAGATCATCGCCCCCGGCAACGCCGAGTACGCCCAGAACCAGTCGCTCAGCGACTTCTCCAAGGGCAAGACCGCGATGGTCCTCTGGCAGGCGGCGGCGACCACCTTCGCCTCCCAGGGCATGAAGCCGGAGGACTGGGGAGCAGCGCCCGTCCCGGTCGAGTCCGGCACTCCTGGCCAGGGCAAGGGCACCAACTCCATGGTCGCCGGCATCAACATGGCCGTCTTCAAGAACACCAGGAACACCAAGGGCGCCCTGAATTTCGTGAAGTTCATGACCAGCGACGACGAGCAGAAGATCCTCAACAAGTCGTACGGCGCGATCCCGCCGGTGAAGGCCGCCCAGCAGGATCCCGCCTTCTCCGCCCCCGATCTGAAGGTCCTCAAGGACACGCTGTCCACCAGCGCGGCGCCGCTGCCCCAGGTCGCCTCGGAGTCGCAGTTCGAGACCACCGTCGGCACCGCCATCAAGGAGCTGTGGGCGGACGCCGCCGCAGGCCGCGCCGTCACGACGGAATCCGTCAAGGCCAAGCTCACCAAGGCCCAGCAGCAGATGACGCAGTGA
- the panD gene encoding aspartate 1-decarboxylase: MLRTMFKSKIHRATVTQADLHYVGSVTVDAELMEAADLLPGELVHIVDIDNGARLETYVIEGERGSGVIGINGAAAHLVHPGDLVILISYAQVEDAEARALRPSVVHVDADNRIVALGTDAAAPVPGTDQERSPLAAGPSAPVTGAATVPGGLAEA; this comes from the coding sequence ATGCTGCGCACCATGTTCAAGTCCAAGATTCACCGTGCCACCGTGACGCAGGCCGACCTGCACTACGTCGGTTCGGTCACCGTCGATGCCGAACTCATGGAAGCCGCCGATCTGCTGCCGGGCGAGCTGGTCCACATCGTCGACATCGACAACGGCGCCCGCCTGGAGACGTACGTCATCGAGGGGGAGCGCGGCTCGGGCGTCATCGGCATCAACGGCGCCGCCGCCCACCTCGTCCACCCCGGTGACCTGGTCATCCTCATCAGCTATGCCCAGGTCGAGGACGCCGAGGCGCGTGCGCTCCGGCCGAGCGTCGTGCATGTCGATGCCGACAACCGGATCGTCGCCCTCGGCACCGACGCGGCAGCGCCCGTCCCGGGTACGGATCAGGAGCGCAGTCCGCTGGCGGCCGGCCCGTCGGCCCCGGTGACGGGCGCTGCGACCGTCCCCGGCGGCCTCGCGGAGGCCTAG
- the gndA gene encoding NADP-dependent phosphogluconate dehydrogenase: MPRTTENQATAQIGVTGLAVMGRNLARNFARNGFTVALHNRTTARTHALVEEFGEEGVFVPADSPEEFVAALERPRRLVIMVKAGEPTDAVIQEFVPLLEEGDVVIDGGNAHFEDTRRREKELRERGIHFVGTGISGGEEGALHGPSIMPGGSKESYDTLGPMLEKISAKAKDGAPCVTHIGPDGSGHFVKMTHNGIEYADMQLIGEAYQLLRDVAGYSPAQIADIFRSWNTGRLDSYLIEITAEVLSHVDAATGKPFVDVVLDQAEQKGTGRWTVQIALDLGVPVSGIAEAVFARSVSGHAALRNASRHLAGPAARKLGEDEAAAFADQVEQALYASKIVAYTQGFHEIAAGSERYDWNIDLGAVASIWRGGCIIRAAFLDRITSAYEAQPQLPSLLSDKSFAEEIAAAQNDWRTVIATAVTRGVPTPAFAATLAYYDSLRAERLPAALTQGQRDYFGAHTYHRTDRDGTFHTLWGGDRTEVRS, translated from the coding sequence ATGCCCCGCACAACCGAAAACCAGGCGACCGCCCAGATCGGCGTCACGGGACTCGCGGTCATGGGCCGCAATCTCGCCCGTAACTTCGCGCGCAACGGCTTCACCGTCGCACTGCACAACCGCACCACGGCCAGGACGCACGCCCTGGTGGAGGAGTTCGGCGAGGAGGGTGTGTTCGTACCGGCCGACAGCCCGGAGGAGTTCGTCGCCGCCCTGGAGCGCCCGCGCCGCCTGGTGATCATGGTGAAGGCGGGTGAGCCCACGGATGCCGTGATCCAGGAGTTCGTGCCGCTCCTCGAAGAGGGCGATGTCGTCATCGACGGCGGGAACGCGCACTTCGAGGACACCCGGCGCCGCGAGAAGGAACTCCGCGAGCGGGGCATCCACTTCGTCGGCACCGGGATCTCCGGCGGCGAGGAGGGCGCGCTGCACGGGCCGAGCATCATGCCGGGCGGCAGCAAAGAGTCTTACGACACGCTCGGGCCGATGCTGGAAAAGATCTCTGCGAAAGCCAAGGACGGCGCCCCGTGCGTCACGCATATCGGCCCTGACGGCTCCGGGCACTTCGTGAAAATGACGCATAACGGCATCGAGTACGCCGACATGCAACTCATCGGCGAGGCGTACCAGCTGCTCCGCGACGTGGCCGGATACTCCCCGGCGCAGATCGCGGACATCTTCCGCTCCTGGAACACCGGGCGCCTGGACTCCTACCTCATCGAGATCACCGCGGAAGTGCTCTCGCATGTCGATGCGGCGACCGGTAAGCCCTTCGTGGATGTCGTACTCGACCAGGCGGAGCAGAAAGGCACTGGTCGCTGGACCGTGCAGATCGCCCTCGACCTGGGGGTTCCTGTCTCCGGCATCGCCGAGGCCGTCTTCGCCCGCTCCGTCTCCGGCCACGCCGCCCTACGAAATGCCTCACGCCACCTCGCCGGACCGGCCGCCCGCAAACTCGGCGAGGACGAGGCGGCGGCATTCGCCGACCAGGTCGAGCAGGCACTGTACGCCTCGAAGATCGTCGCCTATACCCAGGGCTTCCACGAGATCGCGGCCGGCAGCGAGCGGTACGACTGGAACATCGACCTCGGTGCGGTCGCCTCGATCTGGCGCGGCGGATGCATCATCCGGGCCGCGTTCCTCGACAGAATCACCAGCGCCTACGAAGCCCAGCCTCAGCTGCCGAGCCTCCTCTCCGACAAGAGCTTCGCCGAGGAGATCGCCGCCGCACAGAACGACTGGCGCACCGTGATCGCCACTGCCGTCACCCGCGGCGTCCCCACCCCCGCCTTCGCTGCCACCCTCGCCTACTACGACTCCCTGCGCGCCGAACGCCTCCCGGCCGCCCTCACCCAGGGCCAGCGCGACTACTTCGGCGCACACACCTACCACCGCACCGACCGTGACGGCACCTTCCATACCCTCTGGGGCGGCGACAGGACCGAAGTCAGAAGCTGA
- a CDS encoding SRPBCC domain-containing protein gives MAREFEVCREQDLPVPPAQVWDAVATGPGNLGWLYPMEIEPRVGGKVTRGDATVVAWEPPHHFAVRATQEGGFSNTLSYRIESADGVTSHLRMGIHWVHTGIVDGAWNWDAKTDVAEKYVDFHQHALAEYLRHFAGRPATYVRSQHPESTADPADFAALRRRLGLADDAAVGDRFTLLAPGPDRDPVEVVVDWLSTDFVGLRGPDALYRFFNGSTWNVPIWLGHHLFAGHADEQQATKEWTAWLNETQAQEL, from the coding sequence ATGGCCCGAGAGTTCGAGGTCTGCCGGGAGCAGGACCTGCCCGTCCCACCCGCCCAGGTCTGGGACGCGGTCGCCACCGGCCCCGGCAACCTCGGCTGGCTCTATCCGATGGAGATCGAGCCGCGTGTCGGCGGAAAGGTCACCCGGGGAGACGCCACCGTCGTGGCGTGGGAGCCGCCGCACCACTTCGCCGTCCGGGCGACTCAGGAGGGCGGGTTCTCCAACACGCTCAGCTACCGCATCGAGTCGGCCGACGGCGTCACGAGCCACCTGCGGATGGGAATCCACTGGGTGCACACAGGCATCGTCGACGGCGCCTGGAACTGGGACGCCAAGACGGACGTGGCCGAGAAGTACGTCGACTTCCACCAGCACGCCCTCGCCGAGTACCTCCGGCACTTCGCCGGCCGCCCCGCCACGTACGTCAGGTCCCAGCACCCCGAATCCACCGCCGATCCGGCCGACTTCGCCGCCCTGCGCCGACGCCTCGGTCTCGCCGACGACGCGGCCGTCGGCGACCGGTTCACGCTCCTCGCCCCCGGCCCGGACCGTGACCCCGTGGAGGTGGTCGTCGACTGGCTCAGCACCGACTTCGTCGGTCTGCGAGGCCCGGACGCCCTGTACCGGTTCTTCAACGGCAGCACCTGGAACGTGCCGATCTGGCTCGGCCACCACCTGTTCGCCGGGCACGCCGACGAGCAGCAGGCCACCAAGGAGTGGACCGCCTGGCTCAACGAAACCCAAGCTCAGGAGCTCTGA
- a CDS encoding GH1 family beta-glucosidase: MNAYNSLPADFTWGVATAAYQIEGAVAEDGRSPSIWDTFSHLPGKIDNNDNGDVACDHYHRWREDIGLMKQLGVDAYRFSVAWPRVVPGGDGPVNEKGLAFYDRLVDGLLEAGITPFPTLYHWDLPQSLQDRGGWPARETAEHFAEYAAVVAQRLGDRVKDWATLNEPLCSSWIGHLEGTMAPGLTDITAAVRTSYHLHLGHGLATQAIRAAVPGARVGIVNNLSPCEAATEREEDRAAAVRADGHTNRWWLDPIHGRGYPQDMVDLYGVDLPVRTGDLDTIAAPLDWLGVNYYFRNVVTDDPTGPLPRAKQVYLPGSRHTAMDWEVDADSLENILVRVADEYGARKIYVTENGSAYPDVVRADGSVDDPERVRYLDEHLAACARAARKGAPLAGYFAWSLLDNFEWAYGYDKRFGLVHVDYATQRRTVKSSGRRYADIVRSARGRGRRAA; encoded by the coding sequence GTGAACGCGTACAACTCCCTTCCCGCCGACTTCACCTGGGGGGTGGCCACGGCCGCTTACCAGATCGAGGGTGCCGTGGCCGAGGACGGCCGTTCGCCCTCCATCTGGGACACGTTCTCGCACCTCCCCGGGAAGATCGACAACAACGACAACGGCGATGTGGCCTGCGACCACTACCACCGGTGGCGCGAGGACATCGGGCTGATGAAGCAGCTCGGCGTGGACGCGTACCGCTTCTCCGTCGCCTGGCCACGCGTGGTACCCGGTGGTGACGGACCGGTCAACGAGAAGGGGCTCGCCTTCTACGACCGGCTGGTGGACGGTCTCCTCGAAGCAGGCATCACCCCCTTCCCGACCCTGTACCACTGGGATCTGCCGCAGAGCCTGCAGGACCGCGGCGGCTGGCCGGCCCGGGAGACCGCCGAGCACTTCGCCGAGTACGCCGCCGTGGTCGCCCAGCGGCTCGGCGACCGGGTGAAGGACTGGGCGACGCTCAACGAGCCGCTGTGCTCCTCGTGGATCGGCCACCTCGAAGGGACCATGGCGCCCGGCCTCACGGACATCACCGCCGCCGTCCGCACCTCGTACCACCTGCATCTCGGCCACGGCCTGGCGACGCAGGCGATCCGGGCCGCCGTGCCCGGTGCGCGCGTCGGCATCGTCAACAATCTCAGCCCGTGCGAGGCCGCCACCGAGCGCGAGGAGGACCGGGCGGCGGCGGTCCGCGCCGACGGCCACACCAACCGCTGGTGGCTGGACCCGATCCACGGCCGCGGCTACCCGCAGGACATGGTCGACCTGTACGGCGTCGACCTGCCCGTCAGGACCGGCGACCTCGACACGATCGCAGCCCCGCTCGACTGGCTGGGGGTGAACTACTACTTCCGCAACGTCGTCACCGACGACCCGACCGGCCCGCTGCCCAGGGCCAAGCAGGTCTATCTGCCCGGCTCCCGTCACACCGCGATGGACTGGGAGGTCGACGCCGACAGCCTGGAGAACATCCTGGTGCGGGTGGCCGACGAGTACGGCGCGCGGAAGATCTACGTCACCGAGAACGGCTCCGCCTATCCGGACGTGGTCCGCGCCGACGGCTCGGTCGACGATCCGGAGCGCGTCAGGTACCTCGACGAGCACCTGGCCGCCTGCGCCCGCGCCGCCCGCAAGGGGGCTCCGCTGGCCGGGTACTTCGCCTGGTCGCTGCTGGACAACTTCGAGTGGGCGTACGGCTACGACAAGCGGTTCGGCCTGGTGCACGTGGACTACGCGACGCAGCGCCGCACCGTCAAGAGCAGCGGTCGCCGGTACGCGGACATCGTGCGCTCGGCCCGCGGCCGTGGCCGCCGGGCGGCGTGA